The following are encoded together in the Bactrocera neohumeralis isolate Rockhampton chromosome 6, APGP_CSIRO_Bneo_wtdbg2-racon-allhic-juicebox.fasta_v2, whole genome shotgun sequence genome:
- the LOC126763476 gene encoding uncharacterized protein KIAA1143 homolog yields the protein MSGKRNISYVKPQDPSFLAKLKSQIGYKEGPTVETKRQKVDFDDHSSDSDREEEKPQIVVLQSGDLTAEEVQKEEARIAKEAAEAKADLSKPIVFQKRKETQSINSEELTSAGSSKSNNHISNTSQTIKKVESRKEKSNKGESKSLKKKKDNQKSKLSFDADEEEDDDV from the exons ATGTCTGGGAAGCGTAATATATCGTACGTTAAACCACAAGATCCCAGTTTTTTAGCCAAGTTAAAGTCACAAATCGGATATAAAGAAGGGCCAACTGTGGAAACCAAG CGTCAAAAAGTTGATTTCGACGACCATAGCTCAGATAGCGACCGCGAAGAGGAGAAGCCCCAAATCGTTGTTTTGCAGAGTGGAGATTTGACAGCTGAAGAAGTGCAGAAAGAGGAAGCTCGAATCGCAAAAG AAGCAGCGGAGGCAAAAGCCGATCTCAGTAAACCAATAGTGTTCCAGAAGCGAAAAGAAACTCAGAGTATAAACTCCGAAGAATTGACAAGTGCCGGCAGCTCAAAATCCAATAATCATATTTCCAACACCTCTCAAACAATCAAAAAAGTCGAAAGTAGGAAGGAAAAATCAAACAAAGGCGAATCCAAGTCACTTAAAAAGAAGAAGGACAACCAAAAAAGCAAGCTATCGTTTGACGCCGACGAGGAGGAAGACGACGACGTATAA